In Solanum pennellii chromosome 3, SPENNV200, a single window of DNA contains:
- the LOC107013103 gene encoding putative glucan endo-1,3-beta-glucosidase GVI: MQPMLLFVFASVLLFYGVEGIGLNYGFLGNNLPPPDQVINFLKSKNIQKIRIFDPNPDVLKALEKSAISVILGTRNEDLQALATDPTFATNWVQNNVIPYASLLDFTHISVGNEVIPSPLASYVLGAMQNLDAAIIASDYYIPVTTAISLQVLETSYPPSNGTFSEEAAQYLQPIAQFLATKYYPLLINVYPYYAYSGNSAQIQLDYALFLDTARIVPDGALQYKNLFDAMVDSLYAALEKVGQSSLNVVVAETGWPSAGDVYATIGNAQTYVNNVISHVSSGQGTPKRPGKALETYIFALFNENQKSDGIEQNFGLFYPDMNEVYHVNFNTLE; encoded by the exons atgcaaccaatgtTGTTATTTGTCTTTGCATCTGTACTCTTATTCTATG GTGTTGAAGGAATTGGATTGAACTATGGATTTTTGGGTAACAATCTACCACCACCAGACCAAGTCATCAACTTCTTGAAATcgaaaaatatacaaaaaattcgAATTTTCGACCCGAACCCCGACGTGCTAAAAGCACTAGAGAAATCAGCTATTTCAGTAATTCTTGGTACTCGAAATGAAGATTTACAAGCACTTGCAACTGATCCAACATTTGCAACAAATTGGGTACAAAATAACGTTATTCCATATGCTTCTCTTCTCGATTTTACACACATTTCAGTAGGTAATGAAGTGATACCAAGTCCATTAGCAAGTTACGTATTAGGAGCCATGCAAAATCTGGACGCAGCAATCATTGCCTCTGATTATTACATACCCGTTACAACAGCAATCTCTTTACAGGTTTTAGAGACCTCGTATCCTCCTTCGAACGGCACGTTCTCCGAGGAGGCCGCGCAATACCTACAGCCCATTGCACAATTTTTAGCTACAAAATATTATCCTTTATTGATTAACGTCTATCCATACTACGCTTATTCTGGAAATTCTGCTCAAATTCAGTTAGACTATGCGCTTTTTCTAGACACGGCTAGGATTGTGCCTGACGGAGCGTTGCAATACAAAAACTTGTTTGATGCAATGGTTGATTCGCTGTATGCTGCTTTGGAGAAAGTTGGACAGTCTAGTTTAAACGTTGTGGTTGCGGAAACAGGATGGCCAAGTGCTGGAGATGTTTATGCAACTATTGGAAATGCTCAAACTTATGTGAATAATGTGATTTCACATGTTTCATCTGGGCAAGGAACTCCAAAGAGGCCTGGAAAGGCTTTGGAGACGTATATTTTCGCTCTCTTTAACGAGAATCAAAAGTCTGATGGTATAGAACAAAATTTTGGTTTATTTTATCCTGATATGAATGAGGTTTACCATGTCAACTTTAataccctagaataa
- the LOC107013104 gene encoding putative glucan endo-1,3-beta-glucosidase GVI: protein MQRLCVLLFLFACVTLRSGVEGIGVNYGFLGDNLPPPTQVINLLKSINIQKTRIFDPNPDVLKALEGSGISVILGTRNEDLQPLASDLNFATNWVITNVVPHVSSVNFAYISAGNEVIPGQLASFVLGAIQNLDSALKALNLNIPVTTTVSLQVLGTSYPPSQGAFTEESIQFLQPIAQFLATKEYPLLADVYPYFAYASSPEHIQLDYALVKNTADNVIDGDLRYNNLFDAMVDALYAALEKVGQEGLDVVISETGWPSGGDVYATIDNAQTYVNNLISHVASGKGTPKRPGKVTETYIFSLFNENQKPAGTEQNFGLFYPNMIEVYHVNLTPMKN, encoded by the exons ATGCAGCGTCTTTGCGTCTTGTTATTTCTCTTTGCTTGTGTAACTTTAAGATCCG gTGTTGAAGGAATTGGTGTGAACTATGGGTTTCTAGGAGACAATCTGCCACCACCAACACAGGTGATCAATTTATTGAAATCCATAAACATTCAAAAAACCCGAATTTTCGATCCGAACCCGGACGTGTTAAAAGCACTAGAAGGTTCTGGAATTTCTGTAATTCTTGGTACTAGGAATGAAGATCTGCAACCACTTGCAAGTGATTTAAATTTTGCGACAAATTGGGTTATTACTAACGTCGTTCCACATGTTTCATCCGTAAATTTTGCATATATCTCCGCGGGTAATGAAGTAATACCCGGACAATTAGCTAGTTTTGTACTAGGAGCTATACAAAATTTGGATTCAGCGCTCAAAGCGCTTAACCTTAATATACCTGTAACGACAACAGTGTCGTTACAGGTATTGGGAACCTCGTATCCCCCTTCGCAAGGGGCGTTCACGGAGGAATCTATTCAATTTTTGCAACCAATTGCGCAATTTTTAGCTACAAAAGAGTATCCGTTATTGGCTGATGTGTATCCTTATTTTGCGTACGCTTCAAGTCCTGAACATATTCAGTTAGACTATGCACTTGTTAAAAATACGGCTGACAATGTTATTGACGGAGATTTAAGATACAACAACTTGTTCGATGCAATGGTGGACGCTCTGTATGCTGCATTGGAGAAAGTTGGACAAGAAGGTTTAGATGTTGTGATTTCAGAAACAGGATGGCCGAGTGGTGGCGATGTTTATGCAACTATTGATAATGCTCAAACCTATGTTAACAATTTGATTTCACATGTTGCATCTGGGAAAGGGACTCCTAAAAGGCCTGGAAAAGTTACGGAGACGTATATATTTTCGCTCTTTAATGAGAATCAAAAGCCTGCTGGTACTGAACAGAATTTTGGTTTGTTTTACCCTAATATGATTGAAGTGTATCACGTCAATTTAACGCCAATGaagaattaa